The genomic region tcaaagtttttttttggtgattCTGTATAGTTAAATGGGATTAAATAGACTGTAACACAGcacactgcagtgaaaaatcTGGACTCATTAGGCCGTCACAGCAAAAGTACACACTTACCTTGGATAGTTCTTGTTGTTAAGgacttttcttttcctcctgaaGATGTATCTtcccttcctgctgctgtgcctGAGTTTGGGGGTTGTCAAAAAATGTGGTGAGTGAAATACATCAATCTCCACTTGCAGGAAATTTAAtgctttttctgcatttgatgCTGTTATCAGTTTTCTCCTGTAGTGTTCAgtgtgttgtatattttttttgtttcagctgctggaGAGAATTGGTGCTATACTGGCTGTGGTGAGTAAGGACAGACTTGACTTTCTCAATGATTTGGATTAAATTGTTTGGTTGTTGACAAGCCGACTCCTTTAACTTTCACAGAGCACACCCCGACCCACTGGGGAGACCTCCCTGGTTCTTTCtgtggagagaagagacagTCTCCTATTGATATAGTGACCAGCCAAGTTCAGACAGACCCTAACCTGCTTAACTTTACCTTCACCAACTTCTTCTCTCAGCACGTCAAGTCCCTCACAAACAATGGACACACAGGTACATAATTGTCTTTTTGTCCTTGTCTCTGAACTCTACAACAGACTGAACTATAAATTATGGTTATTTGTGACAGATGTCCAGAAAGGTCCCAAAGTAAGGTCATATTAAACTTCTGTATTCTTGGACAGTAGctatgtaaacatgtttttccatcttttctcgACATAGTGAAATGCACACTGGAGGGAAATACAGCTGAAATAAATGGTGGTGGACTTAACGGAACGTATTCTCTGgatcattttcactttcactgggGCGATACAGAACAACTTCCAGGTTCTGAGCACTCGATTAATGGGTACAGATATCCAATGGAGGTACTGTAGTTCTCTCTATTCTCTAATGACCACATGCTTGTCCCCtttgcacactttttttttttaccttggtTTGTCTTATCAGTTAATGTAATCTCTTGTAGATGCACATTGTCACTGTGAAAAAGGGCCTCACTCTGGATCAAGCCCTCGCCAGCTCAGATGGAGTTGCTGTTCTTGGATTTTTCATAGATGTATGTGAGCAAGGAAGGAGCAAGAAGGAGAATTAATTTTGCCATGGTCAAATCATGTAATTGTAATATCCTTTCTCTGAAGGCAACAGACGTAGATGGAGACATGTCAGGACCATGGAACACACTGGCATCTTACCTCACAGCCACCAAAGGTACATTTCATCAGCAGTACATTGCTACAGCACCATAGGTTGCAGTGACATAGCTGACAGAGCTCTAGTGCAGAATATATTGCTATTGCCTCACTAACAGCTAGTGCTGGTAATAACACATATTAACTTTTACCATGGTGATGTTGGCTAATGCTTATCCTGCATTAATCCATTTagtgtgttcatgttcatggcTTTAAGTAAAATATGTTATTTCGGTCTATTTAAATCCATACTTTTCATGtgataaaaaccttttttgtttgttaactCTTAACAGGCACTAATGTTGCTGTAAAATCTACCATCTCTGTTGCTGACCTGATTGGCGATGTCGACCTCACAAAGTTCTATCGGTACATGGGCTCCCGGACCACCCCCAGTTGTGCTGAAGCAGTGGTGTGGACAGTCTTTCATGAGCCAATCAAGATTAACAGAAATCTGGTGAGTTTAGCATCCTGTTTTAAAACCCATGTAGTAGCTCACAAGAGAAAGTAAAATAATGGCATTTTAGGTGAAATTAAGTGAAAATTGGAGTGCCCTTTGCTCGGGGGAACCTCTAAAgttgactgatgtgtaaatattCAGCTGACTAACTGTGCCTTGAAGGTAATGTTGTATATATTATTTGTGTGTAATAATTAACTGTACTCTCTTTCATTTAACAAGCTACAGTTTCTACATTATTCTACTTTCCTAGTTAATCTAAAGAGTGTGCAGTAAACTGTCAGTGTATTGACAGCACAGTCAGCCTGTCACCAGTGGGTGCTGGTTGGTTGATTCAAACCCATGATCACCACAGTGACAGCTACATTACCTGAGTATCCCTAAATAAATTTTATCTCATTAACATCATCTCATTATCTATGCGCTGTCaccaaaagtaaaattaaataagCCACTTACTGCTTAAACATATGATGCAACTGAACCTGTAAAAACTGAGATGACCTATGACGAGTGCAATCGCATATAATCGCAACGCAAGCAATGGCTGATGCATGCAGGCAAGTGTTGCCAGATCACACAGACTAGTTCCATGACAAACCGGTATATGCTGATGTCTGTTTTGATAACTGTTTGATAATGaggcttgttttattttgtaacaatGAATTGACTGtaacaaatgacaaactgttGGGTAAGATGCATTTGACTCTGGGAaaaaatatcatatatatagtatatatgaGGAGGATCAAGTGGGGCCAAATAGTTGAGACAAGCTGACACAGTTACCTAAAGCTTTTGTCTATGCTATTAcgatctgctgctgcagaactgTATTTCTGCTTGGAACATCACTGTGGTCTGCTGGAGTAagctttctgttttgttcttagaTTAAACAGTTTCCCACAAAGACAAGACTCACCAATATTTATCGACCTACACAAGATCTTAATCAGCATGAAGTGGTTGCCTCCCCTGCCACTCCTCTAGCTAAGAGTGAGTTAGAAAAATCACTTACGTGGTCTATAATATTATGGTAATATGTGGTCCATAATATTTATGACTGAATTGACAAATGTAATATGTTCCTCTGTTCCTCAGGTGATTCCTGGTGTTACGAGGATCACTGTGGTATGTAACTTTTACAGATACTGTACAGAGGTGATGACTGGTCAGCTTCAAAGTGATGATGCTGTTAGAATAAGATTTGGGTGTGtcctaaattttgtttttctctataCCCTCAGATTACATTGTGCATCTGTGGCACTTTCTGCCTCAGTCCTACTGTGCTGGTGCACGTCAGTCACCCATCAACATTGACACACAGAAAGCTGTGGTGAACAAACGCCTTGGTCCCTTCACCTACACAAactttaacaacaaaaatatcATCAAGTCCTTCGTTAACACAGGCCACTCAGGTtttagttttctcttttcatagTAGCAACCAGTTTCCTGGGTAATGATTAAGTCTGGATATAATGcagtatttatattttcttgtctCCTTACCCCTAGTGCAAGGTGTACTGAAGGAGGATATAGTGGAGGTGTCAGGGGGAGGTTTGGGATACGTCTACTCCACCGTTCAGTTCCACCTCCACTGGGGCTCCTCACCACGTGATTCTATGGGCTCAGAGCACACAGTGAATTCCAAAGGATACCCAATGGAGGTAGATACAAACACTAAGTACTGAGCAGTTGCATTTAAGTCATTGGTTTAGATAGATTTAGCTTCTTCTGCTCTAATCTGCATGTTTTGTCTATGTCCAGTTACACATAGTGAGCAAGAGGAAGGATTTACCTTTACGTGTGGCAAAACAGACTCCAAATGGCCTGGCAATTCTAGGATTTTTTATTGAGGTATTGTTCAAAATCACTTTTTTGTGATATAAATCCAtaatatataactatatataatataattttatatcatGTTGCACAGACTTTTAAGTTAGCCCAGTTTTCATGCTAGAAATCAACCAAATTACTCCAAACAAGAGTGTGTATTGTGTAAATGATTTTTTCTCAATGTGTGTTTTCCAGCCTACGATTACTACCAAAAGCAGTTCACAGCACTGGAAGGTTGGTTTTACATTGTGCTTAAAACCAGAGCCTAAATGTGGGTAACTGATTTAGCTTTAACCTTTTTAGCAAAAGGATTTTAATAGTTGatcacatttatttctgcagacAAATTCCACATCAAGTCCAATGCCTGCAACGGAAGCCTGGAAAAATCTGACCAAGTACCTGTCAGCTATTAAAGACATCAGTAAGTATACACTTTTGTTGTGTATAACCTCAAAAACACATTGGACATAAATGTCACTACATCctgtgcatttttgtttcaATGTAGACTCAGTGGTTGAAGTCACAGAACAGATCTCCATTGACGACCTACTTGGCGATGTGGATCAAACTACATATTACCGCTACAATGGCTCTTTAACCACCCCTTTGTGTAATGAAGCAGTGGTTTGGACCGTCTTCAAAGAGCCTATCCAGCTGGATGAAGACCTGGTACGTACCACTCATCATTTTAGTGCTGAAGATTTTTTTGTGCAAGATTTTATCTTGATTGTCAGTTGTTGATTTGGCttgattttgtctttgtcttgaTTTGTTGAAATTAATTTAAGATGATATTTCACTGTGGCAAGTATGGGTTGCCACAGTGGAACAGTTTCAGTGTAcatgcagctgtttttaatataaaacagagaGTGTAAGAtgccacagacagaaaatgaggaaGTAAAATGTCACCTACATGCACATGATGAgaatatttgttttggtttagttACTTTCTATTTAGGCAGCAAGGTGGATTGGTTGTTAGCACTGTTTGCCTTACAGAaaaaaaggttcctggtttgaaactcagcagggacctttctgtgtggagtttgcatgttctccctgtacttgtgtgggttttctccaggtactctggtttcctcccacagtccaaaaacatgtatgtcaggttgattggtgactctaaattgcccacaggagtgagtgtgagtgtgtgaggttgtttgtctctatgtggccctgtgatggactggtgacctgtccagggtgtacccctgcctttcacccaaagagagctgggataggctccagtagatccctgggaccctggttaggaataagggggtatagataatggatggatggatactttCTATTTAGAAAAGAGATGTTAAGTTACTTGTGGTGATTACTTTCTTTTCTTAGTACTTCATTGAATATGTGCATGGCTACCTTAAGCAAGGGTTTGCTCAAGTTGTGGGCATAATTTTCACTTGTTGAACAAGTTAAATGTAGTAGAAACAAAATCTCAAACAATGTAGTGGTTTAGAATAGATGACGATGTCAATTCAGAAGGATAGCTCTCACTTCAGACTGTCCTTAATGAAAACTAACATTTGCTTTAACCCCACCAGATGATGATGTTCCCAAATCAGACAGGATACCGCAACGTGTTTCGGCCTCCACAGCCTCTTAATAGGAGGACAGTCTACGTCAGCAAATCCACTGTCCCCAGATCCGTCaagctgtttgtgctgctggcAAGTCTCTGTGccttttcatgtcattttcatcTGTGAGAATGTTAACTGGAACTGCAGTAAAACATTCATTGTGCAAGCACTAATCATCTGTCTCACACTGTTTTTAGCATTTCAGCATTTGTAAGAAAAACACTTTGGAATGTGTGgtttaatttgatatttcaATATTAAGTTATTAATATAATCAACCAAAGACTAACCAGGAAATGTAATTCTCTAAAACTTCTACCTCTGAGGTTTTTCAAGTTCGAGTGATTAGCaactaaaaagaagaaaaatactTTAATGCACGTGTTCTATTAGGTGCTGTAAGAATTACCTATTGACAGTACTCACTGGCTAAAAGAAAAAGCCTACTTGAATAAGACTAAACCTAATACTACTTTAAATAAAGGGAGGTTTTTATATCAggctgaaacataaaaacagcagtatATCAAGTTTAACCTGAAACTAGTAGAGGTACAATGCTGACATGACATAAAGCACCTGAGGACATGGCAAAATCCAACTATTGTGCAGAAGTTAACTTTACTCAGAAGAGCTAGAAGAACATACTGTAAGCAGATGAAAGGGCTTTATTACCTCTACTCCAACCAGACACCAAGGGATGATTGGTTTGCATTGGCTTCACTTCTGGGGAGGTGCCCAACTTTATATATGGTCCTGTGGTTGGTTTACCCCACCACTCATTGTAAGACTCCAAAGCACAATCAGTAAATGTAACCACCGAAAGTGGAACACAGATTTGACGCATAATGTTGGACACTTCACATGCTACATGAGAAAGCTGGCTCTTAGTTTGTGCCCGTGGGAAAGGTGCTGTTTGCATTTTCGGGTGTTGTTTACAGAGAAGACTTTTCAACAGTGGCATCATTCCTGTGCCAGATACCTCTCCTAACTTAGCTGAGTCAAACTGGGGTGTATGGTTGATATTActttctgtctgacacacaACCCTGTTGGCAGCATCGTGCGTGCACCATTAAAAAGCTGTTCATCCTCCCTTGTAATACCCTGCAATTAGCCATTGTTCTGGTTGTTCCTGCTGGTCTCTCAGGATGAGCAAATATAATATTTCGGTAACATGTCTTAGTTCTTTCTGGTGACAAATATCAAATGTAGGAGAAAATGTGCTTGGAAACTACCTTTTGTAACAAGCAGGGGAAAAGCTGTTCACACTGACAACCATATAATTATGTCAGGTTGGAAATTAAACCCATCCaatcttttttaaatgtcaaatttaaaatagattttatggggtttattaattaaattatataCTTAATCACTAGTATGAAAGCACCTTATTTCAGGTTTTGCATAGATTCTGCACTTGGCAAACATGCCTTGTTTTTAAGTGCATTGGTTGGTTGatttgataaataaatacagaatgGCCTACCTCTTGTCCCGCACTTTTGTTGC from Mastacembelus armatus chromosome 19, fMasArm1.2, whole genome shotgun sequence harbors:
- the LOC113135791 gene encoding carbonic anhydrase-like, coding for MYLPFLLLCLSLGVVKKCAAGENWCYTGCEHTPTHWGDLPGSFCGEKRQSPIDIVTSQVQTDPNLLNFTFTNFFSQHVKSLTNNGHTVKCTLEGNTAEINGGGLNGTYSLDHFHFHWGDTEQLPGSEHSINGYRYPMEMHIVTVKKGLTLDQALASSDGVAVLGFFIDATDVDGDMSGPWNTLASYLTATKGTNVAVKSTISVADLIGDVDLTKFYRYMGSRTTPSCAEAVVWTVFHEPIKINRNLIKQFPTKTRLTNIYRPTQDLNQHEVVASPATPLAKNYIVHLWHFLPQSYCAGARQSPINIDTQKAVVNKRLGPFTYTNFNNKNIIKSFVNTGHSVQGVLKEDIVEVSGGGLGYVYSTVQFHLHWGSSPRDSMGSEHTVNSKGYPMELHIVSKRKDLPLRVAKQTPNGLAILGFFIEPTITTKSSSQHWKTNSTSSPMPATEAWKNLTKYLSAIKDINSVVEVTEQISIDDLLGDVDQTTYYRYNGSLTTPLCNEAVVWTVFKEPIQLDEDLMMMFPNQTGYRNVFRPPQPLNRRTVYVSKSTVPRSVKLFVLLTCLHFPDYLHSKYNCLVIRGYEYY